In Gemmata obscuriglobus, a single genomic region encodes these proteins:
- a CDS encoding DUF4394 domain-containing protein has protein sequence MSASLRAVAGVRLGCETLEDRATPAAAYALSGASLLAFDTTNADSVTSTAVTGVATGETLVGIDFRAADGLLYGLGVNAATDTATLYTISLESGAATAVGTAGTIAFSDASDNPVELPAPASANYGVSFDPAADQLRVVTGTGLTFRVDPATGAAIDGNNGLAGSVAGTNPDGAVNGLPSGSTGVSGTAYTTAAPGAPVTQYTLDVASNSLFIQGSGNSGTQSGQLAVTLDGAPLDFTAVKGFDIPGDISVTEPGTPATGKAVAALVVGGTTQVYEIDLATGAATEIGAAPAGTRSLVLSSTIVQMAEVEFASAEFTATEAGRVAEVTLTRTGDLSAELTVSVLVTGGTATEGVDFTGVTSADALSVVGVSYVVTFAAGSDTATLNIPITDDGVAESDETITLMLSTPSAGAVGEQGTAVVTVKDSGGPAPMPVGSSSEPFVAVGSGVGTGLVYLLNADGTPRGGFMPYGPTMNAGVKVATADVDGDGVQDVITAPGLFLSHVKVFSGATGAELYSFNAFDPSWYFLGINIAAGDVNGDGKAEILVGTATGSTHVKVYDGATGTEGLNFYAFAGSLTGVTLAAGDVNGDGKADLVAGSGGGISNVKAIDLKSGATLYNFVAYRGFVNGVTVATGDIDGDGLDDIVTGTARGGAQVKVFNGRNGDEMRSTYAFPMVFGGGVNVATRDVNRDGIPDVLVSAADFTDQTKVFDGSSGKEINSFLAFGVEFPGGAFIG, from the coding sequence ATGAGCGCATCACTACGAGCCGTCGCGGGCGTTCGACTCGGCTGCGAGACCCTGGAAGACCGGGCTACACCGGCGGCAGCGTACGCGCTCAGCGGGGCCAGCCTGCTGGCGTTCGACACCACCAACGCGGATAGCGTGACCTCCACTGCGGTTACCGGGGTTGCCACCGGTGAGACGCTGGTGGGCATTGACTTCCGGGCCGCGGACGGCCTGCTGTACGGGCTCGGCGTCAACGCCGCCACCGACACCGCCACCCTCTACACCATTTCCCTCGAAAGCGGAGCCGCGACAGCGGTCGGGACCGCCGGGACGATCGCGTTCTCGGACGCCTCGGACAACCCGGTCGAACTGCCGGCGCCGGCGTCCGCGAACTACGGCGTGAGCTTCGACCCGGCCGCGGACCAGCTCCGCGTCGTCACCGGAACCGGGCTGACGTTCCGGGTTGACCCCGCAACCGGCGCGGCGATTGATGGCAACAACGGGCTGGCGGGGAGCGTTGCCGGCACCAACCCCGACGGCGCCGTCAACGGCCTGCCCTCCGGCTCCACCGGCGTTTCGGGCACCGCTTACACGACCGCCGCGCCCGGTGCTCCGGTCACGCAGTACACGCTCGACGTTGCCAGCAACTCGCTCTTCATCCAGGGGAGCGGCAACAGCGGCACCCAGAGCGGCCAACTCGCGGTCACCCTTGACGGTGCCCCGCTCGACTTCACCGCGGTGAAGGGGTTCGACATCCCCGGCGACATCAGCGTCACCGAACCCGGGACTCCGGCGACCGGTAAGGCCGTGGCCGCACTGGTCGTCGGCGGCACCACCCAGGTTTACGAGATCGATCTCGCCACGGGAGCCGCGACCGAGATCGGCGCCGCTCCGGCCGGCACCCGGAGTCTGGTGCTGAGCAGCACGATCGTGCAGATGGCCGAGGTCGAGTTCGCGAGTGCGGAGTTCACCGCGACCGAAGCGGGCCGGGTTGCGGAAGTCACCCTCACTCGCACCGGCGATTTGAGCGCCGAGCTGACCGTGTCGGTGCTCGTTACCGGTGGTACCGCCACCGAGGGCGTTGACTTCACCGGCGTAACGTCGGCAGACGCGCTGTCCGTTGTCGGCGTATCGTATGTCGTCACGTTTGCGGCCGGCTCGGACACCGCCACGCTGAACATTCCGATCACCGACGACGGTGTGGCGGAATCGGACGAAACCATCACGCTCATGCTTTCGACGCCGTCGGCGGGCGCCGTCGGCGAACAGGGCACGGCCGTGGTGACCGTCAAAGACAGCGGCGGTCCGGCGCCGATGCCGGTCGGGTCGAGTTCGGAGCCCTTCGTCGCGGTCGGCTCCGGGGTCGGGACCGGACTGGTGTACCTGCTCAACGCCGACGGCACCCCGCGGGGCGGGTTCATGCCCTACGGCCCGACGATGAACGCGGGCGTGAAAGTCGCCACCGCGGACGTAGACGGCGACGGGGTGCAGGACGTCATCACCGCCCCCGGGCTGTTCCTGTCGCACGTGAAGGTGTTCTCCGGTGCGACCGGGGCGGAACTGTACAGCTTCAACGCCTTCGACCCGTCCTGGTACTTCCTCGGGATCAACATCGCGGCCGGGGACGTGAACGGCGACGGCAAGGCGGAGATCCTCGTCGGCACCGCGACCGGCTCGACGCACGTCAAGGTGTACGACGGCGCCACCGGCACGGAGGGGCTCAACTTCTACGCGTTCGCGGGGTCGCTGACCGGCGTGACGCTGGCCGCCGGGGACGTGAACGGCGACGGCAAGGCGGACCTCGTGGCCGGGTCCGGGGGCGGCATCAGCAACGTGAAGGCGATCGACCTGAAGAGTGGCGCCACGCTGTACAATTTCGTCGCGTACCGCGGGTTCGTGAACGGGGTCACCGTGGCGACCGGGGACATCGACGGCGACGGGCTGGACGACATCGTCACCGGCACCGCGCGGGGCGGGGCGCAGGTGAAGGTGTTCAACGGTCGGAACGGCGACGAGATGCGCAGCACCTACGCGTTCCCGATGGTGTTCGGGGGCGGGGTGAACGTCGCGACCCGGGACGTGAACCGGGACGGCATCCCGGACGTGCTCGTGAGCGCGGCCGATTTCACCGACCAAACGAAGGTGTTCGACGGCTCCAGCGGCAAGGAGATCAACAGCTTCCTCGCGTTCGGAGTCGAGTTCCCCGGCGGGGCGTTCATTGGCTGA
- the rdgB gene encoding RdgB/HAM1 family non-canonical purine NTP pyrophosphatase, producing MIRLVLGSRNKKKLKEMVALLGYLPLDLTDLTPYPDAPEVEETADTFVGNAALKATQLAPVLGAWVIGEDSGLCVPALGGAPGVYSARYAGTHGDDQANNDKLLREMAHLGGADRAAYYVSTAVLADPTGKVIASVEGRCHGAIVEERRGAGGFGYDPLFLVPEYGKTFGELPPEVKQQMSHRAKAFAELRPVMERLVKGELS from the coding sequence ATGATTCGCTTGGTGCTCGGAAGCCGGAACAAGAAGAAGTTGAAGGAGATGGTTGCCCTGCTCGGCTACCTTCCCCTGGACCTGACCGACCTGACGCCGTACCCGGACGCGCCGGAGGTCGAAGAGACGGCCGACACGTTCGTCGGGAACGCGGCCCTCAAGGCGACACAACTCGCGCCGGTGCTGGGCGCATGGGTGATCGGCGAGGACAGCGGGCTGTGCGTCCCCGCGCTGGGCGGCGCGCCTGGCGTGTACTCGGCGCGCTACGCGGGAACCCACGGCGACGACCAGGCCAACAACGACAAGCTGCTACGCGAGATGGCGCACCTCGGTGGCGCGGACCGGGCGGCGTATTACGTGAGCACCGCGGTGCTCGCTGACCCTACTGGCAAAGTCATTGCATCGGTCGAGGGCCGGTGCCACGGGGCCATTGTGGAGGAGCGCCGCGGGGCGGGCGGGTTCGGTTACGACCCGCTGTTCCTGGTGCCGGAGTACGGGAAGACGTTCGGGGAGTTGCCGCCGGAGGTGAAGCAGCAGATGAGCCACCGGGCGAAGGCGTTCGCGGAGCTACGCCCGGTGATGGAGCGGTTGGTCAAGGGCGAACTGTCGTAG
- a CDS encoding RNA polymerase sigma factor encodes MTREPDPALPGADGEPLAGSPSEPLSAEAEWIRAAQNGDRSAFALLIDAYWDRLYRWLYHLTRDRHTAEDLTQETFLRALAAVKSFRPGSNFRAWVFRIGHNNFVNQKRSERRTKHQLSDETPAPASEGNSAESAAENREALEVVSRAVADLPSDFRAALLLRVEEGLSFREVAKVLNTTEETARWRVFKARQKLMKVLSPELLPPGAVPEEAKE; translated from the coding sequence GTGACCCGTGAACCGGACCCTGCCCTCCCCGGGGCGGACGGCGAACCACTCGCAGGTTCCCCCTCCGAACCGCTGTCCGCGGAGGCCGAATGGATACGGGCCGCCCAGAACGGCGACCGGTCCGCGTTTGCGTTGCTCATCGACGCGTACTGGGACCGGCTATACCGCTGGCTGTACCACCTGACCCGCGACCGGCACACCGCCGAGGACCTGACCCAGGAAACGTTCCTGCGGGCGCTGGCCGCGGTGAAATCGTTCCGGCCGGGCAGCAACTTCCGGGCGTGGGTGTTCCGCATCGGGCACAACAACTTCGTGAACCAGAAGCGGTCCGAGCGGCGCACAAAGCACCAACTGTCCGACGAGACGCCCGCGCCGGCGTCGGAAGGGAACTCGGCCGAGAGCGCCGCGGAGAACCGCGAGGCGCTGGAGGTGGTGAGCCGAGCGGTCGCGGACCTGCCGTCCGATTTCCGGGCCGCCCTGCTGCTCCGGGTCGAGGAGGGGCTGTCGTTCCGCGAGGTGGCGAAGGTGCTCAACACGACCGAGGAAACGGCCCGGTGGCGGGTGTTCAAGGCCCGCCAGAAGCTGATGAAGGTACTCTCCCCCGAGTTGCTCCCACCCGGCGCGGTGCCGGAAGAGGCGAAAGAATAA